CAAGGCAGGCGAGTTGCAATACACGGTGCTGCAGCCTGTCGCTACGTTTTCCGTCAAGGCAGTGCAGGAGGCCGACGAATTCCTGAAGACCGGCAAGACAGGCGCCAAGAATGAAAAGCAGCTGTTCGACTGCGTCCTGATCACGAAGGCGAACGTGGACAAGTACACGTCGGCCTTCACGTTGTCGAAATAATAACGCGCTAAACATGTAGGAATCCGAAATATTATTGCGGATTTTGCATGTAATCGACCCGCGCGCCGGCGTGACTCGAAGCATTCCGGCGCGACTCACCTCATTTCGAGTGTATATGTCCGCATGAAGAAACAATCATGACCCATTCCGCTTTCTGGATCGGCACCAGTTGGAAGATGAACAAGACGCTGGCGCAGGCGCGCGCGTTCGCCGAGGGTTTGCTTGACGCCGACGCTCGCGCCAACGCCGACTCACGGCTGCAGCGCTTCGTCATTCCACCTTTCACCGCGATCCGCGAGGTCAAGACAATCCTCGCGAACACGACGGTGAAGGTCGGCGCGCAAAACATGCATTGGGCCGATCGCGGCGCGTGGACCGGCGAGATTTCGCCGTCAATGCTGGTCGATTGCGCGATGGATCTGGTTGAACTCGGTCACTCCGAGCGGCGCGAACATTTTGGCGAGACCGACGAAACGGTGGGGCTAAAGGTCGAAGCGGCGGTCCGTCATGGACTGACGCCGCTGATCTGCATTGGCGAGACACTCGCCGACCGCGAACGTGGGCGCGCTCCTGAGGTGCTGGCAGCCGAGGTCCGGGGCGCATTGGCGCGCTTGAGTCCGCAACAGCACGCCGCCCCGATTTTGCTCGCGTACGAGCCCGTCTGGGCCATCGGCGAACACGGCATACCGGCCAGCGCCGACTATGCCGACGCGCGTCAGGCCGAGATCATTTCGGTGGCGCAAGCCGTTCTTGGCCGCCGCGTACCGTGCCTGTATGGCGGCTCGGTCAACCCGGACAACTGCGCCGAACTTGCCGCTTGCGCGCATATCGACGGACTGTTTATTGGACGTTCTGCCTGGGACGTCGCCGGCTATCTCGACATCCTGGACCGCATCAGGGCAGTGCTCTGACCTGACCGCATGCGTGTAACTCAAACATCACGGAGTTGAACATGAAACTTGCAATTGCGGGCGACAGCGCTGGGGCGGCACTGGCCCAGGTGCTGGCCGAATACCTGAAGGACCGTTATGAAGTGTTCGAACTGTCGACCAACGAAACGGACCCAACCGAGCTCTATGCAGAACTGTCCGATCGGGTCGCTACAGGCGTCATCCATGGCGACTACGACCGCGCCATTCTGATTTGCGGCACCGGTATCGGCGTGAGCATTTCGGCCAACAAGGTGCCGGGCATCCGTGCTGCGTTGTGCCACGACACCTATTCTGCGGAACGGGCGGCGCTCTCGAACAACGCGCAGATCATCACGATGGGCTCGCGCGTGATCGGCCCTGAGCTGGCCAAATCCATCGCGGACGCCTTCCTCGCGCAGACGTTCGACGAGCACGGCCGAAGCTCGGGTAACGTGGCGGCGATCAACCAGGTCGATTCGAGGCACCGTCGGTAGACGCCTTTCCGCTCGCCAGATAACACGCGCGCCTTCGGACACGGCGTAATCGGATCGGAGACAGGATGGAGAAGTATCTGCTGGGCCTCGACAGTGGCTCGACCGCAACCAAGGCTGTCGTCTTCGACACCACGGGTCGGACCGTGGCGGTGGGATCGCGGCGGGTCGAGCAGCGGCAGCCGCGCGCCCGTCATGTCGAACGCGACATGGAAGAAACCTGGGCCGCGGCGAGTGGCGCGATTCGTGACGCACTTGCGCGCGGCAAGGTGTCCGCGAGCACCATCGCGGCGGTCGGCGTAACGGGGCACGGCGACGGGCTGTACCTCGTGGATCAGCATGATGCCCCACTCGGCCCTGGCATTCTGTCGCTCGATAGCAGGGCGGTCGCCGTTCGCGATCAATGGCGCGACGCGGGCGTCTTGCCACGGGCGTTGGCGCTAACCGGCCAGCAGCCGTATCCTTACGCCGCGGTCAGCCTGCTTAAGTGGATCCAGCTCAACGAACCTGAGCGTTACGCAAAAATCGGTCATGTGCTGTTTTGCAAGGATTGGCTCCGCCTGCGTCTGACCGGCCTCGCGGCAACCGACCCAACAGAAGCCAGTTCGTCCTTT
Above is a genomic segment from Paraburkholderia phenazinium containing:
- the derI gene encoding D-erythrulose-4-phosphate isomerase; this translates as MKLAIAGDSAGAALAQVLAEYLKDRYEVFELSTNETDPTELYAELSDRVATGVIHGDYDRAILICGTGIGVSISANKVPGIRAALCHDTYSAERAALSNNAQIITMGSRVIGPELAKSIADAFLAQTFDEHGRSSGNVAAINQVDSRHRR
- a CDS encoding triose-phosphate isomerase, with the translated sequence MTHSAFWIGTSWKMNKTLAQARAFAEGLLDADARANADSRLQRFVIPPFTAIREVKTILANTTVKVGAQNMHWADRGAWTGEISPSMLVDCAMDLVELGHSERREHFGETDETVGLKVEAAVRHGLTPLICIGETLADRERGRAPEVLAAEVRGALARLSPQQHAAPILLAYEPVWAIGEHGIPASADYADARQAEIISVAQAVLGRRVPCLYGGSVNPDNCAELAACAHIDGLFIGRSAWDVAGYLDILDRIRAVL